A genomic region of Sarcophilus harrisii chromosome 6, mSarHar1.11, whole genome shotgun sequence contains the following coding sequences:
- the LOC100928584 gene encoding vomeronasal type-2 receptor 26-like, producing MGLGKLRLSPSILFVFLILQIFLTEYQMVKNPCHIERSFNPTYRKEGDLIIAAFLSLFVKVQLPVNKFFFESYPIWSYALPRSMFKQYHYFLALQYAVEEINKNPDLLPNTTLGYQLLNNFHLEKLAVESSLIWLSGRGPIIPNYSCDTQSNSVAVIGGMSATLSMAMATILKLYKVPQISYGSFDLLLNDKAQYPYIYQMGKEQSTLHLAFIQLMLHFDWTWIGLLLSDNPRGESFFNDLKEEMVRNDLCVTFTDRLPQNFRESKDLDLFFRIISSSSNGIFIYGDADSLHEFSTELFSYKLYGKLLITTSWDFSIDTNFEVFPTFHGTIVFSHTQMEIPGFTNFVRSLNTSVNPEDIFLKSFWESLFNCRFSKKSDVEIFYPLCSKDLSFRDSLYMNIDMALMELITNVYNAVYLVAHALHQMLHSEVKEASKLAKNLDLPWKLHHFLKSMNSVNIASDESCEDGTKPAAETYDILNYKFVPGKIETMVKVGEVQPLAQRFTFKEEDIDWPEDFNQTSTSRCNLKCGPGFKKTARERQPKCCYACTPCPEGTISNQTDAEECLQCPEDQYPNRGRDRCLPRTVTFLAYEEPLGMTLGYAAICFFLLTVLVLGIFVKHRDTPIVKANNRSLSYTLLVSLSLCFLCSLLFIGHPTTGTCLLRQTTFTVVFTVAVSSILAKTITVVLAFRATKPGSRLRRWLGSTASYSLIFTCTLIQMYLCGIWLGTSPRFLEMDVHSEPDSIIIQCNEGSLLIFYCVLGYMALLALASFTVAFLARNLPDTFNEAKFLTFSMLVFCSVWISFLPSYQSSKGKVIVALEVFAILTSSAGIFTCIFVPKCFVILLRSDQNTLGIFKKKAIS from the exons ATGggcttggggaaactgagactctcaCCCtctatattatttgtatttttgatttTGCAGATTTTCTTAACTGAGTACCAGATGGTCAAAAATCCTTGTCACATAGAAAGAAGTTTCAATCCTACATATAGAAAAGAAGGGGACCTAATCATTGCTGCATTCCTCTCCCTTTTTGTGAAGGTACAACTTCCAGTGAACAAATTTTTCTTCGAAAGTTATCCCATTTGGAGTTATGCACTACCAAG GTCAATGTTCAAACAATATCACTATTTCCTTGCTCTTCAATATGCTGTTGAGGAGATCAACAAGAACCCCGATTTGCTGCCCAACACAACCTTGGGATATCAGCTACTCAATAACTTCCATCTGGAGAAACTAGCTGTGGAGAGTTCCTTAATATGGCTGTCAGGGAGAGGTCCCATTATCCCCAATTATAGCTGTGATACACAGTCCAATTCTGTGGCTGTCATTGGAGGGATGTCAGCTACACTTTCCATGGCCATGGCCACCATCCTCAAACTGTATAAAGTTCCACAG ATTAGCTATGGTTCATTTGATCTTCTACTGAATGATAAAGCTCAGTATCCTTATATATACCAGATGGGGAAAGAGCAATCTACTCTTCACCTGGCCTTCATCCAATTGATGCTGCATTTTGACTGGACATGGATAGGACTGCTTCTTTCTGATAATCCAAGAGGGGAAAGCTTCTTCAATGATCTGAAAGAAGAGATGGTCAGGAATGATTTGTGTGTGACTTTTACAGATAGATTGCCCCAAAATTTTAGAGAAAGCAAAGATCTTGACCTATTTTTTAGGattatttcatcatcatcaaatgGGATTTTCATCTATGGAGATGCTGATTCCCTTCATGAATTTTCCACTGAATTGTTTAGTTATAAACTTTATGGGAAGTTATTGATTACCACATCTTGGGATTTTTCCATTGATACTAATTTTGAAGTGTTTCCCACTTTTCATGGTACAATAGTATTTTCTCATACCCAGATGGAGATTCCTGGTTTTACAAATTTTGTAAGAAGCCTGAATACAAGTGTGAACCCTGAGGACATTTTCCTAAAATCTTTCTGGGAGTCACTCTTTAACTGTAGATTTTCCAAAAAAAGTGATGTAGAAATCTTCTATCCTTTGTGCTCAAAAGATCTTTCCTTCAGAGATTCCCTTTACATGAATATTGACATGGCCCTTATGGAACTGATAACAAATGTTTACAATGCAGTGTATTTAGTGGCGCATGCTCTCCATCAGATGCTCCATTCTGAGGTAAAGGAGGCATCAAAACTTGCAAAAAACCTAGATCTTCCTTGGAAG CTCCACCACTTTCTGAAATCCATGAATTCTGTCAATATTGCCAGTGATGAGTCATGTGAGGATGGAACCAAGCCAGCTGCTGAGACATATGATATACTGAATTATAAATTTGTCCCTGGCAAGATAGAGACAATGGTCAAAGTGGGTGAAGTGCAACCTCTTGCCCAGAGATTCACATTCAAGGAAGAAGACATAGATTGGCCAGAAGATTTCAATCAG ACTTCAACTTCTAGGTGCAATCTGAAGTGTGGCCCTGGATTCAAAAAGACAGCTCGTGAAAGACAGCCCAAGTGTTGCTATGCTTGCACCCCATGTCCTGAAGGGACAATTTCCAACCAGACAG ATGCAGAGGAGTGCCTGCAGTGCCCTGAAGATCAGTATCCCAATAGGGGAAGAGATCGTTGCCTCCCCAGGACTGTGACCTTCCTGGCCTATGAGGAACCTCTGGGAATGACTCTGGGCTATGCAGCCATCTGCTTCTTTCTCCTTACTGTGCTGGTCCTGGGGATCTTTGTGAAGCACAGGGACACCCCCATAGTCAAAGCCAATAATCGCAGTCTCAGCTACACTCTGCTGGTCTCCCTCAGCCTCTGCTTCCTTTGCTCCTTGCTCTTCATAGGCCATCCTACCACAGGCACCTGCCTGCTGCGCCAAACCACATTCACAGTTGTCTTCACAGTGGCCGTTTCCTCCATTTTGGCTAAAACCATCACAGTGGTTCTGGCCTTCAGGGCCACCAAACCAGGGAGCAGGCTCCGCAGGTGGTTGGGATCCACAGCATCTTACTCTCTCATTTTCACCTGCACCCTCATCCAAATGTATCTTTGTGGCATCTGGCTTGGGACATCCCCCCGCTTCCTGGAGATGGACGTCCATTCTGAGCCTGACTCCATTATCATCCAGTGCAATGAGGGCTCCCTCCTCATCTTCTACTGTGTCCTGGGCTACATGGCCTTGCTGGCCTTGGCAAGTTTCACTGTGGCTTTTCTGGCCAGGAATCTGCCAGACACTTTCAATGAAGCCAAGTTCCTGACCTTCAGCATGCTTGTGTTCTGCAGTGTCTGGATCTCTTTCCTACCCTCGTACCAGAGCTCCAAGGGCAAGGTCATTGTGGCCTTGGAAGTCTTTGCCATCTTGACCTCCAGTGCCGGGATTTTCACTTGCATCTTTGTTCCCAAGTGCTTTGTGATCCTTCTAAGATCAGACCAAAATACTCTGgggatatttaaaaagaaagctatttCTTGA